From Pseudonocardia autotrophica, one genomic window encodes:
- a CDS encoding serine hydrolase, translating into MSLSRRTLLGAAAVLLSTTACSASAVDRVTGAPPAPPDPDDPLGEFFERLAAAPQGWSLYLDDGRGGVLEHRADEISPLASASTVVHLAAYARAVAAGFPTDTPVPVSEWQRWHVPGTDGGAHQRALGTFGATEESAVTWEDVVDAMLLLDDDAAADLLRETFGDGPLTEAAAAGGMPGHDLPCFAGEILRSWSAPVDPATRRAEALAAGQEYAASPGRRAEVADRMSAPSAETLGALADPGYWAGSPGGTARGLAAMHRACASGDIGVPGAGGIARSHLERTPTGKLPDGVAAVGVTDGSLPGVLAAGLYQRHDDGTVSTAALLLTGAVLDPDGEDARSGAAVAAPLRALRSPQGWERFAGIVG; encoded by the coding sequence ATGTCGCTGAGTCGCCGCACCCTGCTGGGTGCCGCCGCGGTCCTGCTCTCGACGACCGCCTGCTCGGCCTCCGCGGTCGACCGGGTCACCGGGGCGCCGCCCGCCCCGCCGGATCCGGACGACCCGCTCGGCGAGTTCTTCGAACGGTTGGCGGCCGCCCCGCAGGGCTGGTCGCTGTACCTCGACGACGGCCGTGGCGGCGTCCTCGAACACCGGGCCGACGAGATCTCACCGCTCGCCTCGGCGTCGACCGTGGTGCACCTCGCCGCGTACGCGCGGGCCGTCGCGGCGGGCTTCCCCACCGACACGCCGGTCCCGGTCTCCGAGTGGCAGCGCTGGCACGTGCCCGGCACCGACGGTGGTGCCCACCAACGGGCCCTCGGGACGTTCGGCGCGACCGAGGAAAGCGCCGTGACCTGGGAGGACGTCGTCGACGCGATGCTGCTGCTGGACGACGACGCCGCCGCCGACCTGCTCCGCGAAACGTTCGGCGACGGCCCGCTGACCGAGGCCGCCGCGGCGGGCGGCATGCCCGGTCACGACCTGCCCTGCTTCGCGGGGGAGATCCTCCGGTCGTGGTCGGCGCCGGTCGATCCGGCGACCCGGCGGGCCGAGGCGCTGGCCGCCGGGCAGGAGTACGCGGCCTCGCCGGGCCGCCGTGCCGAGGTCGCCGACCGGATGTCCGCGCCCAGCGCGGAGACGCTCGGCGCGCTCGCCGATCCCGGTTACTGGGCGGGATCGCCCGGCGGCACCGCACGCGGGCTGGCGGCCATGCACCGCGCCTGCGCGAGTGGTGACATCGGGGTGCCGGGAGCCGGCGGGATCGCGCGCAGCCACCTGGAGCGCACACCCACCGGGAAGCTCCCGGACGGTGTCGCCGCGGTCGGGGTGACCGACGGCAGCCTCCCCGGCGTGCTCGCCGCCGGCCTGTACCAGCGGCACGACGACGGAACCGTCTCCACCGCCGCGCTGCTGCTCACCGGGGCCGTGCTGGATCCCGACGGGGAGGACGCCCGCTCCGGTGCGGCGGTCGCCGCGCCGCTGCGGGCACTGCGGTCGCCGCAGGGATGGGAGCGGTTCGCCGGAATCGTGGGCTGA
- a CDS encoding helix-turn-helix domain-containing protein yields the protein MSSDLGGRIDQARDAAGLSQRRLATVTGLAQATLSRIIAGSRTPTVPELMAIAEATGTSLSALTGEGVAARVHCVARATNGSEMAAMRAALLHCLELDAYLDDQGIPARP from the coding sequence GTGTCGAGCGATCTCGGGGGCCGTATCGATCAGGCCCGCGATGCCGCCGGGCTGAGCCAGCGTCGCCTCGCGACCGTGACCGGGCTCGCGCAGGCCACGTTGTCGCGGATCATCGCGGGCAGCCGCACCCCGACCGTTCCGGAGCTGATGGCGATCGCCGAGGCGACCGGGACGTCGCTCTCCGCGCTGACCGGTGAGGGGGTGGCGGCTCGGGTGCACTGCGTCGCGCGTGCGACCAACGGATCGGAGATGGCCGCGATGCGGGCGGCACTCCTGCACTGCCTCGAGCTCGACGCCTACCTCGACGACCAGGGAATCCCGGCGCGGCCATGA
- a CDS encoding ImmA/IrrE family metallo-endopeptidase: MTPESEGRAAAEEFRVAHHLGVQPLGDLVAIIEQVTGIDVSVVDVGPDEHGLTMRDPVRDAVFIAVARTDRPMRQRSTLAHELAHVVFEDRGVSDDELGTRPPAEIRADAFARHLLVPVEGLPVRFGGHRAAAPSLLSDVVQRYLVSPAVATIALHQAGLIDLDTKAEWMTMTTPVLAARHGWSDQYRALADESDRRRAPQRLLTRAIDGYLAGVVSVAAIARLRGLPADVVEREFVAAGLTPHDQGEIGWVSARSVPVAGITPAELDADFPEGAPG, translated from the coding sequence ATGACGCCCGAGTCGGAGGGCCGCGCGGCGGCGGAGGAGTTCCGAGTCGCGCACCACCTCGGTGTGCAGCCGCTCGGTGACCTGGTCGCGATCATCGAACAGGTCACCGGCATCGACGTGTCGGTGGTCGACGTCGGGCCCGACGAGCACGGGCTCACCATGCGCGATCCGGTGCGTGACGCCGTCTTCATCGCGGTGGCCCGGACCGACCGGCCGATGCGGCAGCGCAGCACCCTCGCCCACGAGCTGGCGCATGTGGTGTTCGAGGATCGGGGCGTCTCCGACGACGAGCTGGGCACCCGGCCTCCCGCGGAGATCAGGGCCGATGCGTTCGCCCGGCATCTCCTGGTGCCCGTCGAGGGCCTTCCCGTCCGGTTCGGTGGTCATCGTGCCGCGGCCCCCTCGCTGCTGTCCGACGTCGTGCAGCGGTACCTGGTCTCCCCGGCCGTCGCGACGATCGCGCTCCACCAGGCCGGGCTGATCGACCTCGACACGAAGGCCGAGTGGATGACGATGACCACCCCGGTGCTCGCCGCCCGGCACGGGTGGTCCGATCAGTACCGGGCGCTCGCCGACGAGTCGGACCGGCGCCGCGCGCCCCAGCGCCTGCTGACCCGCGCGATCGACGGTTATCTCGCCGGTGTGGTGTCCGTCGCGGCGATCGCCCGGTTGCGGGGGCTGCCCGCCGACGTCGTCGAGCGGGAGTTCGTCGCGGCCGGGCTCACGCCGCACGACCAGGGAGAGATCGGCTGGGTGTCCGCCCGGAGCGTGCCGGTCGCCGGGATCACCCCCGCAGAGCTCGACGCGGACTTCCCGGAGGGTGCGCCGGGATGA
- a CDS encoding PIN domain-containing protein, with product MTPHRPIIDAGPALNFFSINRERLLLGTLGRLSAPETVRDEVLRKARADPRFHAAAAVWSRVVPNWMEILPDAVTPRLNAVVSRLSGLPLERRRLRAGDLGETMVIAHAVVAAERGAVVTVVIDDGVGARMADAERRRLERLRLQGLPVGALLLVNTVTILELAAGGPYLRDRHEMRSVYDRLRGCDDGLVPIERTPLLAERLWRPDTG from the coding sequence ATGACACCGCACCGGCCGATCATCGACGCGGGGCCGGCACTCAACTTCTTCTCCATCAACAGGGAGCGGCTGCTGCTCGGCACACTCGGCCGGCTCAGCGCCCCGGAGACAGTGCGGGACGAGGTCCTCCGCAAGGCCAGGGCCGACCCGCGGTTCCACGCCGCCGCGGCCGTGTGGAGCCGGGTGGTCCCCAACTGGATGGAGATCCTCCCGGACGCCGTGACCCCCAGGCTGAACGCCGTCGTGTCCCGGCTCTCCGGCTTGCCCCTGGAGCGGCGCCGGCTCCGGGCGGGGGACCTGGGTGAGACGATGGTGATCGCGCACGCCGTCGTCGCCGCCGAGCGGGGCGCCGTGGTGACCGTGGTGATCGATGACGGGGTCGGCGCCCGGATGGCCGACGCCGAACGCCGACGACTGGAACGGCTCCGGCTTCAGGGCCTGCCGGTGGGTGCGTTGTTGCTGGTGAACACCGTGACGATCCTCGAGCTCGCGGCCGGCGGGCCGTACCTGCGGGACCGCCACGAGATGCGGTCGGTCTACGATCGTCTCCGGGGATGCGACGACGGTCTCGTCCCGATCGAACGGACGCCGCTGCTCGCCGAGCGACTCTGGCGGCCGGACACCGGCTGA
- a CDS encoding cupin domain-containing protein: MSLDHLTLPTGEALTFLRTGSGTDGAAFEVEAVLPPGLSGPPAHLHRFESETFTVVDGELRVRVGRDSRILGPGESVTVPPGVVHAFANPTSEPVRIRTVETPAGPLEAQFRALADAGRLPPLRRLARINVEHDLSFVLHGVPEALQRPLWRLLAALPAPRR, encoded by the coding sequence GTGAGCCTCGACCACCTGACCCTGCCGACCGGTGAGGCGCTGACCTTCCTGCGCACCGGCTCGGGCACCGACGGCGCCGCGTTCGAGGTGGAGGCCGTCCTCCCGCCGGGGCTGTCCGGGCCGCCCGCGCACCTGCACCGGTTCGAGTCCGAGACCTTCACCGTCGTCGACGGCGAGCTGCGGGTCCGGGTCGGCCGGGACAGCCGGATCCTGGGTCCCGGCGAGTCCGTGACCGTGCCGCCCGGCGTGGTGCACGCGTTCGCCAACCCGACCTCCGAGCCGGTCCGGATCCGCACCGTGGAGACGCCGGCCGGGCCGCTGGAGGCGCAGTTCCGGGCACTCGCCGACGCGGGCCGGCTGCCCCCGCTGCGCCGGCTGGCCCGGATCAACGTCGAGCACGACCTGAGCTTCGTGCTGCACGGGGTGCCGGAGGCGCTGCAGCGTCCGCTGTGGAGGTTGCTCGCCGCGCTCCCCGCACCCCGGCGCTGA
- a CDS encoding TetR/AcrR family transcriptional regulator — protein MTSAGPARDRLLQAVVEQLAGHGIADRSLRALAAATGTSHRMLIYHFGSREGLLAEVVGVVEAGQRETLAALTAEPGTGPREIVDRFWTTVSAGARRYGPLFYELSAHAMQGQEHARSLHETLVAPWIEPLGSVLERAGLPPAAARTRARLIVGAARGLLHDALVTGEFTEADAAMSDFTAIALPT, from the coding sequence ATGACGAGTGCTGGACCGGCCCGCGACCGGCTGCTGCAGGCCGTCGTCGAGCAGCTCGCCGGGCACGGGATCGCGGATCGCAGCCTGCGCGCGCTCGCCGCGGCGACCGGCACCAGCCACCGGATGCTGATCTACCACTTCGGATCCCGCGAAGGGCTGCTCGCCGAGGTCGTCGGTGTCGTGGAGGCCGGCCAGCGGGAGACCCTGGCGGCACTCACCGCGGAACCCGGGACCGGCCCGCGGGAGATCGTCGACCGGTTCTGGACGACCGTGTCGGCCGGGGCACGGCGCTACGGCCCGCTGTTCTACGAGCTGTCCGCGCACGCCATGCAGGGCCAGGAGCATGCTCGGTCACTGCACGAGACCCTGGTCGCGCCGTGGATCGAGCCGCTCGGGTCGGTCCTCGAACGGGCCGGCCTTCCACCGGCGGCGGCTCGCACCCGGGCCCGGCTGATCGTCGGCGCCGCCCGTGGCCTGCTGCACGACGCCCTGGTCACCGGCGAGTTCACCGAGGCGGACGCGGCCATGTCCGACTTCACCGCCATCGCGCTGCCCACCTGA
- the urtA gene encoding urea ABC transporter substrate-binding protein: MRSAKRLRRALAGVALLSMGLGVAACGARVDDETGSGAAAASCVDTSGDSVRIGFLNSRSGTMAISENTVYNSLAMAAEQINEAGGVQGKQLEVVAEDGASEPTIFAEKAEKLIRADCVAAVFGGWTSSSRKAMLPVFESNDALLFYPVQYEGLEASENIFYSGATTNQQIVPALDYLKEQGATSLFLVGSDYVFPQTANKIIKAYAEANGIEIKGEEYAPLGHTDFSTIVSKVRDAGADAVFNTLNGDSNVAFFKEYKSLGLTPEAMPVLSVSIAEEEVGGIGVDNIVGQPVAWNYYQTIDSPENTQFVADFKARYGADKVTSDPMEAAYTSLFLWKEMVEKAGSFAVADVQAAADGVTFDAPEGTVTVNGDNHHIAKTALIGKIGPDGLIHTEWSSGEPIEPDPYLESYPWASGLAG, translated from the coding sequence ATGAGAAGTGCGAAGCGGTTGCGGCGCGCCCTGGCGGGGGTGGCCCTGCTGTCGATGGGGCTGGGTGTCGCGGCCTGCGGTGCCCGGGTCGATGACGAGACCGGCTCCGGTGCGGCAGCGGCCTCCTGTGTGGACACCAGCGGGGACAGCGTCCGGATCGGGTTCCTGAACTCGCGCTCGGGCACGATGGCGATCAGCGAGAACACCGTCTACAACAGCCTCGCGATGGCCGCCGAGCAGATCAACGAGGCCGGCGGCGTGCAGGGCAAGCAGCTGGAGGTCGTCGCCGAGGACGGTGCGTCCGAGCCGACGATCTTCGCTGAGAAGGCCGAGAAGCTGATCCGCGCCGACTGTGTGGCGGCGGTGTTCGGTGGCTGGACCTCGTCCTCGCGCAAGGCGATGCTGCCGGTCTTCGAGTCGAACGACGCGCTGCTGTTCTACCCGGTGCAGTACGAGGGCCTGGAGGCCTCGGAGAACATCTTCTACTCGGGCGCGACGACCAATCAGCAGATCGTCCCGGCCCTGGACTACCTCAAGGAGCAGGGCGCGACCAGCCTGTTCCTGGTCGGCAGCGACTACGTCTTCCCGCAGACCGCCAACAAGATCATCAAGGCCTACGCGGAGGCCAACGGCATCGAGATCAAGGGTGAGGAGTACGCCCCGCTCGGGCACACCGACTTCTCGACGATCGTCTCCAAGGTCCGCGACGCCGGCGCCGACGCGGTGTTCAACACCCTCAACGGCGACTCGAACGTCGCGTTCTTCAAGGAGTACAAGAGCCTCGGCCTGACCCCCGAGGCGATGCCGGTGCTGAGCGTGTCCATCGCCGAGGAGGAGGTCGGCGGCATCGGCGTCGACAACATCGTCGGCCAGCCGGTGGCGTGGAACTACTACCAGACCATCGACAGCCCGGAGAACACGCAGTTCGTCGCGGACTTCAAGGCCCGCTACGGCGCCGACAAGGTCACCTCCGACCCGATGGAGGCCGCCTACACCTCGCTGTTCCTGTGGAAGGAGATGGTGGAGAAGGCTGGTTCGTTCGCGGTCGCCGACGTGCAGGCGGCCGCCGACGGCGTCACCTTCGACGCCCCGGAGGGCACGGTCACGGTGAACGGCGACAACCACCACATCGCCAAGACCGCCCTGATCGGCAAGATCGGGCCGGACGGCCTGATCCACACCGAGTGGTCCTCCGGTGAGCCGATCGAGCCGGACCCCTACCTGGAGTCCTACCCCTGGGCGAGCGGGCTCGCCGGCTGA
- the urtB gene encoding urea ABC transporter permease subunit UrtB yields METLVTQVFNGLSVGSILLLAALGLSLTFGQMGVINMAHGEFIMAGAYTAFVVQQTLGAAGLSLVLSLPLAFGIGGLLGVVLELTLLRRMYHRPLDTLLVTWGVALVLQQLARDIFGTAGVDVAAPAWLAGPVQILGFSFPRSRLFILVLAVLAVTAVVMALRYTSLGRRIRATVQNRQLAESSGISTRRTDMLTFFIGSGLAGVAGVALTLMGSISPNLGSSYIVDAFLVVIVGGLGQLKGAIIAAFSLGVAQSWIEYTTTASIAKVLVLALVVAFLQFRPQGIFTLRTRSLV; encoded by the coding sequence ATGGAAACCCTGGTCACACAGGTCTTCAACGGCCTGTCCGTCGGCTCGATCCTGCTGCTCGCCGCACTGGGCCTGTCCCTGACGTTCGGTCAGATGGGCGTCATCAACATGGCGCACGGCGAGTTCATCATGGCCGGTGCCTACACCGCCTTCGTCGTGCAGCAGACGCTCGGCGCGGCCGGCCTCTCGCTGGTGCTCTCGTTGCCGCTGGCGTTCGGCATCGGCGGGCTGCTCGGGGTCGTGCTGGAGCTGACGCTGCTGCGCCGGATGTACCACCGGCCCCTGGACACCCTGCTGGTGACGTGGGGGGTGGCGCTGGTCCTGCAGCAGCTGGCCCGCGACATCTTCGGCACCGCCGGGGTGGACGTCGCGGCGCCGGCCTGGCTGGCCGGTCCGGTGCAGATCCTCGGCTTCTCCTTCCCGCGATCGCGGCTGTTCATCCTGGTGCTCGCCGTCCTGGCCGTGACCGCGGTCGTCATGGCGCTGCGTTACACCTCGCTGGGCCGCCGGATCCGGGCGACGGTGCAGAACCGGCAGCTCGCCGAGTCCTCGGGCATCTCCACCCGCCGCACCGACATGCTGACCTTCTTCATCGGCTCCGGCCTGGCCGGTGTCGCCGGGGTCGCGCTGACCCTGATGGGATCGATCTCGCCGAACCTGGGCAGCAGCTACATCGTCGACGCCTTCCTGGTCGTCATCGTCGGTGGGCTCGGGCAGCTCAAGGGCGCGATCATCGCCGCCTTCTCGCTGGGGGTGGCGCAGTCCTGGATCGAGTACACGACGACGGCGTCGATCGCGAAGGTGCTGGTGCTCGCGCTCGTCGTCGCGTTCCTGCAGTTCCGCCCCCAGGGGATCTTCACGCTGCGGACGAGGAGTCTGGTGTGA
- the urtC gene encoding urea ABC transporter permease subunit UrtC, producing the protein MSTLLRSRYAVGLGFLAAAVVLFAVAPLVLTDFRLNLLGKYLCYAMVAVGIGLAWGRGGMLTLGQGVFFGIGAYLMAMHLKLADAGPGESPDFMTLISSDGVPWWWEPFRSGTVTVVAILVLPALLATLLGLATFRRRVRGAYFAILSQALAAAFAILLIGNPATTGGSTGLNNFRGFFGFSLRDPANRLMLYFIAAGALLAMLVVARQLMVSRYGELLVACRDSEERVRFLGYDPATVKTVAFAVAALMAGIGGALFVPIVGIISPNDVGVVPSIGLLIGVAIGGRTTLAGPALGAIAVAWAASTLSEQFPSGWTYVQGLMFMLVVAFLPGGIASLVTLRRRRRADRPPGGAADRPVPEPAGGAQR; encoded by the coding sequence GTGAGCACACTGCTGCGAAGCCGCTACGCGGTCGGGCTCGGGTTCCTGGCCGCGGCGGTCGTCCTGTTCGCCGTCGCCCCGCTGGTGCTCACCGACTTCCGGCTGAACCTGCTCGGCAAGTACCTCTGCTACGCCATGGTCGCCGTCGGCATCGGTCTGGCCTGGGGGCGCGGCGGGATGCTGACCCTGGGCCAGGGGGTGTTCTTCGGCATCGGGGCCTACCTGATGGCGATGCACCTCAAGCTGGCCGACGCCGGGCCCGGCGAGTCCCCGGACTTCATGACGCTGATCTCCTCGGACGGCGTGCCCTGGTGGTGGGAGCCGTTCCGCTCCGGAACCGTCACCGTCGTCGCGATCCTGGTGCTGCCCGCGCTGCTGGCGACCCTGCTCGGCCTGGCGACCTTCCGGCGCCGGGTGCGCGGTGCCTACTTCGCGATCCTGTCCCAGGCGCTGGCCGCCGCGTTCGCGATCCTGCTGATCGGCAACCCGGCCACCACCGGCGGCTCGACCGGGCTGAACAACTTCCGCGGGTTCTTCGGGTTCTCGCTGCGCGACCCGGCGAACCGGCTGATGCTCTACTTCATCGCCGCCGGTGCGCTGCTCGCGATGCTGGTCGTCGCCCGCCAGCTGATGGTCAGCCGGTACGGCGAGCTGCTGGTCGCCTGCCGGGACTCCGAGGAGCGGGTCCGCTTCCTGGGCTACGACCCGGCGACGGTGAAGACGGTCGCGTTCGCCGTCGCCGCGCTGATGGCCGGCATCGGCGGGGCGCTGTTCGTGCCGATCGTCGGGATCATCTCGCCGAACGACGTCGGCGTCGTCCCGTCGATCGGGCTGCTCATCGGTGTCGCGATCGGCGGCCGCACCACCCTCGCCGGGCCCGCCCTCGGCGCGATCGCGGTCGCCTGGGCCGCGTCCACGCTGTCCGAGCAGTTCCCGTCCGGCTGGACCTACGTCCAGGGCCTGATGTTCATGCTCGTCGTCGCGTTCCTTCCGGGCGGGATCGCATCGCTGGTGACGCTGCGGCGACGGCGGCGCGCCGATCGGCCACCGGGCGGAGCCGCGGACCGACCCGTACCCGAACCGGCCGGAGGAGCCCAGCGATGA
- the urtD gene encoding urea ABC transporter ATP-binding protein UrtD — MTDDLELTDLTVSFDGFVAVDHVDLTVRAGDLRFLIGPNGAGKTTLIDAVSGLVPATGTARFAGSDLLGRKVHAVARLGVGRTFQTATVFEQLTVLQNLDIAAGAGRSPWTLLRRRRSTPQVVLDALETVGLTALADAAAGTLAHGQKQWLEIGMLLVQDARLLMLDEPVAGMSAEEKEETGRLLQRISGDRTVVVVEHDMDFMRSFARSVTVLHAGRVLSEGTVAQVQADPKVQEVYLGPGHHTAEEAAIVLGAEVAG, encoded by the coding sequence ATGACCGACGACCTGGAACTGACCGATCTCACCGTGAGCTTCGACGGCTTCGTCGCGGTCGACCACGTCGACCTCACCGTCCGGGCCGGCGACCTCCGGTTCCTGATCGGGCCGAACGGGGCCGGCAAGACCACCCTGATCGACGCCGTGTCCGGGTTGGTGCCCGCCACCGGCACCGCCCGGTTCGCCGGATCCGACCTGCTCGGCCGCAAGGTGCACGCCGTGGCCCGGCTCGGCGTCGGCCGCACCTTCCAGACGGCGACCGTGTTCGAGCAGCTCACCGTGCTGCAGAACCTGGACATCGCGGCCGGGGCCGGCCGCTCGCCGTGGACACTGCTGCGCCGCCGCCGCAGCACCCCGCAGGTCGTGCTGGACGCGCTGGAGACGGTCGGGCTCACCGCGCTGGCCGATGCCGCCGCGGGGACCCTCGCGCACGGCCAGAAGCAGTGGCTGGAGATCGGGATGCTGCTGGTGCAGGACGCCCGGCTGCTGATGCTCGACGAGCCGGTCGCCGGGATGAGCGCCGAGGAGAAGGAGGAGACCGGCCGGCTGCTGCAGCGGATCAGCGGCGACCGCACGGTGGTGGTCGTCGAGCACGACATGGACTTCATGCGGTCCTTCGCACGGTCGGTGACGGTGCTGCACGCCGGCCGGGTGCTCTCCGAGGGCACGGTCGCGCAGGTGCAGGCCGATCCGAAGGTGCAGGAGGTCTATCTCGGGCCGGGGCACCACACCGCCGAGGAGGCCGCGATCGTGCTGGGTGCGGAGGTGGCCGGGTGA